In the Helianthus annuus cultivar XRQ/B chromosome 11, HanXRQr2.0-SUNRISE, whole genome shotgun sequence genome, one interval contains:
- the LOC110890224 gene encoding 60S ribosomal protein L6, mitochondrial-like — MHTSLLTVLPFRFSNAILNPYDSDLAIETPQMEALFFQFLKIVGVGFTARAEFQGRLLFLKLSYSHEVQLTIPLVVKVFCFKPNIVCFTGIDNQRVHQFAAGVRSCKPPEVYKGKGIMYVDQVIKKK, encoded by the coding sequence ATGCATACAAGTTTATTAACCGTTTTACCTTTTCGGTTTTCCAATGCAATTCTAAATCCATATGATTCTGATTTAGCTATAGAAACACCTCAAATGGAAGCTCTGTTCTTTCAGTTTTTGAAGATAGTTGGAGTTGGTTTCACAGCAAGAGCTGAATTCCAAGGGCGGCTTTTGTTTCTAAAATTGAGTTACAGTCATGAGGTTCAATTGACCATTCCTCTTGTTGTTAAAGTATTTTGTTTCAAACCAAATATTGTGTGCTTCACTGGAATAGACAACCAAAGGGTGCACCAGTTTGCTGCTGGCGTTCGTAGCTGTAAGCCCCCTGAAGTTTATAAAGGCAAAGGTATCATGTATGTTGACCAAGTCATAAAGAAGAAATAA